The genomic window CAACATCACATCCTTTGCTTTGGAAAATTCAACCCAACGATTACGAGCCTCAAGATCCATCTCGCTAAGCTTCCAACGACGCGTAAAATCGTTAATCCTTGACTGGAATCTGGCCTCCTGTTGTACGTCACTAACTGAAAACCAATACTTGAGTAAAAGAATGCCACTTTGTACGAGCATCCTTTCAAATTGAGGACAAGCTTGATAGAAGCGATCTAGCTCATCTTGTGTACAAAAACCCATGACCCGTTCCACTCCAGCGCGGTTATACCAACTGCGATCAAACACGACAATTTCTCCAGCGCTAGGGAAGTGATCAACGTATCGCTGGAAATACCACTGAGTCTTTTGTTGATCTGATGGAGTTCCCAAGGCAACAACACGGCAACCTCGGGGATTCAAAGGTTCTGTCAATCGTTTGATCGTGCCCCCTTTACCAGCTGCATCACGGCCTTCAAACAGCACAATCATGCGAAAACCAGTGGCTTTTATCCAGTACTGCATCCTCACCAAATCAGACTGAAACTTCTTCAATTCAGACTCATATAGCTTCTTGTTGAGACGTTGAACACTTGAATGAAGGCCATCTGAAAATGCTGATGGATGTTGGATATCTTGATCAGCAGCATCCAGACTTTCCATATCCAGCTCACTGATTCTCTCTGATGACACAGAAGCCTTCTTCTG from Prochlorococcus marinus str. MIT 9313 includes these protein-coding regions:
- the ppk2 gene encoding polyphosphate kinase 2 — translated: MGKDKNKKQKKASVSSERISELDMESLDAADQDIQHPSAFSDGLHSSVQRLNKKLYESELKKFQSDLVRMQYWIKATGFRMIVLFEGRDAAGKGGTIKRLTEPLNPRGCRVVALGTPSDQQKTQWYFQRYVDHFPSAGEIVVFDRSWYNRAGVERVMGFCTQDELDRFYQACPQFERMLVQSGILLLKYWFSVSDVQQEARFQSRINDFTRRWKLSEMDLEARNRWVEFSKAKDVMLTHTNIPEAPWFTVEADDKRRARLNCIRHLLGKVPWEDMTPPAIKLPARPEQGEYERPPINEQFFVPNAYPYD